One genomic region from Salvia hispanica cultivar TCC Black 2014 chromosome 2, UniMelb_Shisp_WGS_1.0, whole genome shotgun sequence encodes:
- the LOC125206889 gene encoding potassium transporter 11-like, whose product MFVHLEEKVERVLCPFLAYEYAVSKRCQMNYWLRVVLQKFSTLLLLRLAFQSLGVVYGDLGTSPLYVFYNTFPDGVDDTEDIIGALSLIIYSLTLIPLLKYVFIVCKATDNGQGGTFALYSLLCRHAKVRTIPNQHKTDEELTTYSRNTVHELSFAAKTKAWLEANAFRKTALLMLVLVGTCMVIGDGILTPAISVLSASGGIRLDHPKMSNDVVVIVAVIILVGLFSMQHYGTDRVGWLFAPVVLLWFLFIGGIGIYNIYNYDSSVLKAFSPLYIYRYFRNGKKKGWTSLGGIMLSITGTEALFADLAHFPVSAVQLAFTIVVFPCLLLAYSGQAAYLMQNHDHVVDAFYRSIPESIYWPVFIIATLAAIVASQATISATFSIIKQAHALGCFPRVKVVHTSKTFLGQIYIPDMNWILMVLCIAVTAGFQDKSQIGNAYGSCPCSSRIYYFRSSTAVVVVMLVTTLLMTLIMLLVWHCHWILVLLFTFLSLVVECTYFSAVLFKVDQGGWVPLVIAAAFLLIMYVWHYGTLKRYEFEMHSKVSLAWILGLGPSLGLVRVPGIGLVYTELASGVPHIFSHFITNLPAIHSVVVFVCVKYLPVYTVPEDERFLVKRIGPKNFHMFRCVARYGYKDLHKKDDDFENKLFANLFMFVRLEAMMEGCSDSDEYSLYGQQTVQSRDNGETSTSNLDFTISSVDSIVPARSPMHVSTTHTSSGRESGQTEGDELEFMKSCRDAGVVHILGNTVVMARRESRFYKKIAIDYIYAFLRKICRENSVIFNVPHESLLNVGQVFFV is encoded by the exons ATGTTCGTCCACCTTGAAGAGAAGGTGGAACGAGTACTTTGCCCGTTCCTCGCCTATGAATATGCTGTTTCCAAAAGATGCCAAATGAACTATTGGCTTAGGGTTGTGCTGCAG AAATTCTCGACGCTCTTGCTCTTGAGGCTTGCGTTTCAGAGCCTCGGAGTGGTGTATGGTGACTTAGGAACGTCTCCTCTGTATGTGTTCTACAACACTTTTCCCGATGGAGTAGATGATACAGAGGACATTATAGGCGCCCTTTCGTTgatcatatactccctcacGCTGATACCTCTCCTCAAGTATGTTTTCATCGTGTGTAAAGCAACCGACAATGGCCAAG GAGGAACTTTTGCTCTCTATTCTTTACTTTGTCGGCATGCTAAAGTCCGAACGATTCCCAATCAACACAAGACCGACGAGGAGCTGACAACTTATAGCCGAAACACGGTCCATGAGCTTTCTTTTGCTGCCAAGACAAAGGCATGGCTGGAGGCAAACGCGTTTAGGAAAACTGCCCTTCTTATGCTAGTACTTGTCGGGACGTGCATGGTGATTGGTGACGGGATTCTCACCCCTGCTATATCCG TTCTTTCGGCTTCTGGAGGGATCCGTTTGGACCACCCGAAGATGAGCAATG ATGTTGTGGTGATTGTAGCTGTGATAATTTTGGTCGGATTGTTCAGTATGCAACATTATGGCACGGATAGAGTCGGCTGGCTTTTCGCTCCGGTTGTATTGCTTTGGTTTCTGTTTATTGGAGGCATCGGGATCTACAACATATACAACTACGATAGCTCGGTTCTGAAGGCCTTTTCGCCTTTGTACATATATCGATATTTCAGAAACGGAAAGAAGAAAGGTTGGACGTCCCTTGGCGGGATCATGCTCAGTATCACAG GAACTGAAGCACTGTTTGCTGATCTTGCTCATTTTCCGGTTTCTGCTGTACAGCTTGCTTTTACCATCGTCGTTTTTCCTTGTCTCCTTTTAGCCTACTCGGGGCAAGCAGCGTACCTCATGCAAAATCATGATCACGTTGTTGATGCATTTTATCGATCGATCCCAG AAAGTATATACTGGCCAGTTTTCATTATTGCGACGCTAGCAGCAATCGTTGCTAGCCAGGCCACCATATCTGCTACGTTTTCGATCATCAAGCAGGCTCACGCCCTTGGCTGTTTCCCGAGAGTCAAAGTTGTACATACATCAAAGACGTTTCTTGGCCAGATTTATATCCCCGACATGAACTGGATTCTCATGGTTCTTTGCATTGCTGTCACGGCTGGATTCCAAGACAAGAGCCAAATTGGAAATGCATACGGTTCGTGTCCATGCTCGTCTCGTATATATTATTTTCGTTCGA GCACCGCTGTCGTCGTGGTCATGCTCGTTACCACGCTTCTTATGACTCTGATAATGTTGCTAGTCTGGCACTGCCACTGGATCCTCGTCCTATTGTTTACGTTTCTGTCGCTCGTGGTGGAATGCACGTATTTCTCGGCTGTGCTTTTCAAGGTCGACCAAGGTGGTTGGGTCCCGCTCGTGATAGCCGCCGCCTTCCTCCTCATCATGTACGTCTGGCACTACGGGACCCTGAAGCGCTACGAGTTCGAGATGCATAGCAAGGTTTCGCTAGCTTGGATCCTAGGCCTCGGCCCGAGCTTAGGTCTTGTCCGTGTCCCCGGGATTGGGCTCGTGTACACCGAGCTAGCCAGCGGAGTGCCTCACATCTTCTCCCACTTCATCACCAACCTCCCCGCCATCCACTCCGTCGTCGTCTTCGTCTGCGTCAAGTACCTCCCCGTCTACACGGTGCCCGAGGACGAGCGGTTCCTCGTGAAGCGGATCGGGCCGAAGAACTTCCACATGTTCCGGTGCGTGGCGAGGTACGGCTACAAGGACCTCCACAAGAAGGACGACGACTTCGAGAACAAGCTGTTCGCGAACCTCTTCATGTTCGTGAGGCTCGAGGCGATGATGGAGGGTTGCTCGGACTCGGACGAGTACAGCCTCTACGGGCAGCAGACGGTGCAGTCGAGGGACAACGGAGAAACATCTACTTCGAATCTTGATTTTACGATCTCCTCGGTCGACTCCATCGTCCCCGCTAGGTCGCCGATGCACGTGAGCACGACGCACACGTCGTCGGGCCGGGAAAGCGGGCAGACGGAGGGGGATGAGCTGGAGTTTATGAAGAGTTGTAGGGATGCTGGGGTGGTTCACATTCTGGGGAATACTGTGGTTATGGCAAGGAGGGAATCGAGGTTTTACAAGAAAATAGctattgattatatatatgcttTTCTTAGGAAGATTTGTAGGGAGAATAGTGTGATTTTTAATGTGCCTCATGAAAGCCTTTTGAACGTTGGCCAGGTTTTCTTTgtgtaa
- the LOC125206890 gene encoding zinc finger protein ZAT3-like, which produces MESTNTNIGSYLFSNFPISCGGAATKNPRKKRPKLLRPSPKPAAKMTPPCTECGRRFWSDKALFGHMRCHPERKWRGITPPPAPDPTSLTEEDRDVAEFSADLSRFCVNCV; this is translated from the exons ATGGAGAGCACCAACACCAACATCGGCAGCTACCTCTTCTCCAATTTCCCCATCAGCTGCGGCGGCGCCGCCACCAAAAACCCTAGAAAGAAGCGCCCCAAGCTCCTCCGGCCGTCGCCCAAACCCGCCGCTAAAATGACGCCGCCATGCACCGAATGCGGCCGCCGCTTTTGGTCCGACAAGGCCCTCTTCGGCCACATGCGGTGCCACCCCGAGCGCAAGTGGCGCGGCATCACCCCACCGCCTGCCCCCGACCCCACTTCGCTCACCGAGGAGGATCGCGACGTCGCG GAATTTTCAGCTGATCTGTCTCGATTCTGTGTGAACTGCGTATGA
- the LOC125205810 gene encoding uncharacterized protein LOC125205810, whose product MGIFVSKIGRRSRLDEIDQNQNGSFSSRGRRIKPLSREVLLHAAALKGDYDAAEDLFKDKNLIKHPITEGGEIALHIAAVERHQDFVSKLLEVMEREDLEIKNAKGCTALCFAAAGGHIGIARLMLDKNSDLAKVKGDGGVWPLYMAALQGFGEMAKLLLDHSDIASWTKLDQANLLTSAIDSGLYDLAIKIVKDDITLALAKDANSQTPLQVLAGKSVDFSSDNGQGFWDNITRNVLNYMNMSKTDDENAEKEDAYTLMDCLWDAAESCKEDVEAGTGHVASAADTAQLFFIAAEAGNDEFLVELFKKDHNLLYKVNEDSQSIFHVAVQRRYNKVFSLMFELGGTKDLLASYIDDHGNNILHLAGKLAPQNQLDSIPGAPWQMQREVLWFKVVEKLVQPAFRYKKNSENQTPRELFMSEHKDLRAEAEKFMKQTAKSCMLVTMLIATVVYTAAFTVPGGYDGRGAPNLESKKMFVVFPVAETVATLSSLTSMLMFLSILTSRYSDEDFMVKLPYWMVVGVATLFFSIVAMMVAFCSCLLFFEHGWVAVALLLMFLVIVPAMFVVLKYPLLRTILSCTYSCTWLFRNDGRLHS is encoded by the exons ATGGGTATTTTTGTCTCCAAAATTGGGAGAAGATCGAGACTCGACGAAATAGATCAGAATCAAAATGGTTCTTTCTCGTCTCGTG GCAGAAGAATAAAACCACTGAGCCGGGAAGTTCTGTTGCACGCAGCCGCACTCAAGGGTGACTATGATGCTGCCGAAGATCTCTTCAAAGACAAAAACTTGATCAAACATCCCATAACAGAAGGAGGTGAAATCGCATTGCACATAGCTGCTGTCGAACGCCATCAAGATTTCGTCTCAAAATTGTTAGAGGTTATGGAACGAGAAGACTTGGAGATTAAGAACGCGAAAGGGTGCACTGCACTATGCTTTGCTGCGGCTGGTGGCCACATTGGAATTGCTCGATTAATGTTGGACAAAAATTCAGATTTGGCAAAAGTTAAAGGTGATGGAGGAGTTTGGCCCCTCTACATGGCTGCATTGCAAGGATTTGGCGAAATGGCTAAACTTCTCCTCGATCACTCTGATATCGCATCTTGGACCAAATTGGATCAGGCTAACTTGCTAACGTCAGCAATCGACTCGGGGCTATATG ATTTGGCTATAAAAATTGTGAAAGATGATATAACGTTAGCTTTGGCTAAAGATGCAAATAGCCAGACACCGTTGCAAGTGCTTGCGGGAAAATCCGTGGATTTTTCTAGTGACAATGGCCAAGGATTTTGGGACAACATTACAAGAAATG TGCTGAATTACATGAATATGTCAAAGACCGACGACGAGAATGCAGAAAAGGAGGATGCCTACACATTAATGGATTGTTTGTGGGATGCTGCGGAATCATGTAAAGAAGATGTTGAAGCAGGTACCGGTCATGTAGCTAGTGCTGCAGATACTGcgcaattattttttatagcgGCGGAAGCGGGAAACGATGAATTCTTGGTGGAGCTATTTAAGAAGGACCATAATTTACTGTACAAGGTAAATGAAGATTCGCAGAGCATATTTCATGTTGCGGTGCAGCGTCGCTATAACAAAGTGTTCAGCTTGATGTTTGAGCTGGGTGGTACCAAAGATTTGCTAGCATCATACATAGATGACCATGGTAACAACATATTACACTTGGCTGGAAAATTAGCACCTCAAAATCAGCTCGACAGCATTCCCGGTGCACCTTGGCAGATGCAACGGGAAGTATTGTGGTTCAag GTGGTGGAGAAGCTCGTACAACCCGCATTCCGATACAAGAAGAACTCGGAAAACCAAACGCCCCGCGAGCTATTCATGTCGGAGCACAAAGATCTGCGTGCGGAGGCGGAGAAATTCATGAAGCAGACTGCGAAATCGTGCATGCTGGTGACGATGCTGATCGCGACGGTGGTGTACACGGCAGCCTTCACGGTCCCGGGCGGGTACGACGGCAGGGGAGCGCCGAACCTGGAGAGCAAGAAAATGTTCGTGGTGTTCCCAGTTGCGGAGACGGTGGCGACGCTGTCGTCGCTGACGTCGATGCTGATGTTCCTGTCCATCCTGACGTCGCGGTACTCGGACGAGGACTTCATGGTGAAGCTGCCGTACTGGATGGTGGTCGGGGTGGCGACGCTGTTCTTCTCGATCGTGGCGATGATGGTGGCGTTCTGCTCGTGCCTGCTGTTTTTTGAGCACGGGTGGGTGGCGGTGGCGCTGCTGCTGATGTTTCTGGTGATTGTACCGGCGATGTTTGTGGTGTTGAAGTATCCTTTGTTGAGGACTATCTTAAGCTGTACGTATAGCTGCACGTGGCTGTTTCGCAACGACGGACGCCTGCATTCGTAG
- the LOC125204837 gene encoding LOW QUALITY PROTEIN: uncharacterized protein LOC125204837 (The sequence of the model RefSeq protein was modified relative to this genomic sequence to represent the inferred CDS: deleted 1 base in 1 codon), giving the protein MEQVNRNFLKDQQKNPEHINYNSVERRNEGGVGNLNQMYSQDPSNYMNMSVRPADVNSSAGARPVMNYSIQTGEEFSLEFMWERVNPRQPYIPNPSVEANSERRPVDLQSMLGASRTGGAERGADTSLFPSIEKGGVQNPSSNPPIREEKPIGQLPQSVSRNSLKQSSSQNFRSHSSLGSSSGSSRRLKLLCSFGGTIMPRPSDRKLRYVGGETRILRIDKDISWEELKQKASAMYNGPHSIKYQLPGEDLDALVSVSSDEDLQNMMEECKAFGDGGSQKLRIFLISNNDLDDSQLALESTEGESEIQYVVAVNGMDFGSRRNSINVDLGNNLDELLNSSVVRETGQTGASLATGSTVLPERVSSLPDPSSRVELPSSSYAFEANSVGHHVHTVKPEQQPEWNLSRGFHQMNILPTAEEKIRVLPSATLQYDYGFSTSNHAPLAENTVQNPTIGHMGPQKALNMEELYGSYNTKAPGVLGTQKNMDYKSALQKKTESQKDPDVSLMETQMNRGSAISRSSDFTKVQSPDDGKAASSAGISDPSAAADNGTSMMLTKGNEENHENTKNYMPSNTVQYSKMNRLENDDNAYPSAAVPGHGEHEAFTKDISHESDVLPQRIFHSERIHRELSGPNRLFKSEDSLDPQLLVARPDVSDQIIESVDKLTDWNVTANSGTVGGVGNSSFVDPLAVEGKVNGSPNLADNGCGISATASSVYDNNVPENKAEVSAAVSPIGVTSTTTPITNQGTSEYPQNESAQTSMEFHHNRFDKNANDEKLQDLGRGDVSSAATQSNPHLGAGTSVHESILIDINDRFPHDFLSDIFSQARIAEGSAGISALHNYAPGLSVNVTNHEPQHWSFFQNLARDHPRNDTSLMDQDHPAFSSSQATTGEEASGNYGYSGQVTAENVDSIRNPDAENQKQSSVPAKPDAITLPLPSDYDISQATGVQFNQPMNPSTAGSNLEDAKQATQPSGFPVVDLSRGEFDSSSLQIIQNRDLEELRELGSGTYGTVYHGKWRGTDVAIKRIKKSCFMGRSSEQERLSSEFWHEAKILSNLHHPNVVAFYGVVQDGPGGTLATVTEFMVNGSLRHALVSKERHLDRRKRLIIAMDAAFGMEYLHSRNIVHFDLKCDNLLVNLKDSSRPICKVGDFGLSKIKRNTLVTGGVRGTLPWMAPELLNGSSSKVSEKVDVFSFGIVLWEILTGEEPYANMHYGAIIGGIVNNTLRPPVPNFCDAEWRLLMEQCWAPDPLVRPTFTEIARRLRIMSAACTTKTPAFAAQKPVV; this is encoded by the exons ATGGAACAAGTAAATAGAAATTTCCTCAAGGATCAGCAGAAAAACCCTGaacatataaattataattctgTGGAGAGAAGGAATGAGGGTGGTGTGGGAAATCTAAACCAGATGTATAGTCAGGATCCTTCCAACTATATGAATATGAGTGTAAGACCGGCTGATGTTAATTCAAGTGCTGGTGCAAGACCTGTTATGAACTACTCCATTCAGACTGGTGAGGAGTTTTCTCTTGAATTTATGTGGGAAAGGGTGAATCCCAGGCAGCCATATATTCCAAATCCATCTGTTGAGGCTAATAGTGAAAGGAGACCTGTGGATCTACAGAGCATGCTTGGAGCATCTCGTACTGGAGGTGCTGAGAGGGGGGCTGATACTTCCTTGTTCCCCTCTATC GAAAAGGGTGGAGTTCAAAATCCTTCAAGCAATCCTCCCATAAGAGAAGAAAAACCTATTGGCCAGCTGCCTCAATCAGTGAGTAGAAACTCATTGAAACAGTCGAGTTCTCAAAACTTCCGTAGTCATTCTTCTTTGGGATCATCTAGTGGCTCATCCAGGAGACTGAAGCTGCTTTGCAGTTTTGGGGGTACAATTATGCCTCGACCAAGTGATAGAAAACTTAGATATGTTGGAGGCGAAACACGCATTCTCCGGATTGACAAGGATATTTCATGGGAGGAACTTAAGCAAAAGGCATCCGCGATGTATAATGGACCTCATTCTATTAAGTATCAACTTCCTGGTGAGGATCTTGATGCATTGGTATCAGTATCCTCTGATGAGGACCTACAAAACATGATGGAAGAATGCAAGGCTTTTGGTGATGGTGGATCCCAGAAATTAAggatttttctcatttcaaaCAATGACTTGGATGATTCTCAGCTTGCTCTTGAAAGCACAGAAGGTGAATCTGAGATTCAATACGTTGTTGCAGTAAATGGTATGGATTTCGGTTCAAGAAGAAACTCAATTAATGTGGACTTGGGGAACAATTTGGATGAGTTACTGAATTCAAGTGTTGTAAGAGAAACCGGACAAACTGGAGCCAGCTTGGCTACAGGAAGTACTGTACTTCCAGAGCGCGTTTCATCTTTACCAGATCCATCTTCCCGAGTAGAGCTGCCAAGTTCATCATATGCTTTTGAGGCTAATTCAGTAGGTCACCACGTGCATACTGTCAAGCCTGAACAGCAGCCTGAATGGAATTTGTCACGTGGTTTCCACCAAATGAACATCCTTCCTACTGCAGAAGAGAAAATCAGAGTTCTACCCTCTGCCACATTACAATATGATTATGGTTTTTCTACTTCAAATCATGCACCACTTGCGGAGAACACAGTCCAGAACCCTACCATTGGGCATATGGGTCCTCAGAAGGCACTTAATATGGAAGAGCTCTATGGAAGTTATAATACTAAGGCGCCAGGAGTACTAGGGACACAGAAAAACATGGATTATAAAAGTGCTCTCCAGAAAAAAACTGAATCTCAGAAAGATCCAGATGTCTCTCTGATGGAAACACAGATGAACAGAGGGAGTGCAATCAGCAGAAGTAGTGACTTCACTAAAGTTCAGTCTCCTGATGATGGGAAGGCGGCGTCTTCAGCTGGAATATCTGATCCTAGTGCAGCTGCAGACAACGGTACTTCAATGATGCTAACAAAAGGCAATGAAGAGAACCATGAAAACACAAAGAACTACATGCCTTCAAATACTGTGCAGTACTCAAAGATGAACAGGCTTGAAAATGATGATAATGCTTACCCATCTGCTGCAGTGCCTGGTCATGGCGAACATGAGGCATTTACAAAAGACATCAGCCACGAATCAGATGTTCTTCCTCAACGCATCTTCCATTCAGAAAGAATACACAGGGAACTGTCAGGACCTAACCGGTTGTTCAAATCTGAAGATTCTTTGGATCCACAACTCCTGGTGGCTCGACCAGATGTGTCAGATCAGATCATTGAATCAGTTGATAAGTTGACTGATTGGAATGTGACAGCCAATTCAGGAACAGTTGGTGGGGTTGGAAACTCGTCATTTGTGGATCCTCTAGCTGTTGAGGGGAAAGTTAACGGATCTCCAAATTTGGCAGATAATGGCTGTGGCATCAGTGCGACAGCTTCTTCCGTTTATGATAATAATGTACCAGAAAACAAGGCTGAGGTGAGTGCAGCAGTATCTCCTATTGGTGTTACTTCAACGACAACTCCCATAACAAACCAAGGAACTTCTGAGTATCCCCAAAATGAATCTGCTCAGACATCAATGGAATTTCATCATAACAGGTTCGATAAAAATGCCAATGACGAAAAATTGCAGGATTTGGGTAGGGGAGATGTTTCTTCTGCGGCTACCCAAAGTAATCCTCATCTTGGTGCTGGAACTTCAGTGCATGAAAGCATCCTCATCGACATTAATGATCGGTTTCCACATGATTTTTTATCTGATATATTTTCTCAGGCTAGAATAGCGGAAGGTTCTGCTGGCATTTCAGCACTTCATAACTATGCTCCTGGTTTGAGTGTGAACGTGACTAATCATGAACCTCAACATTGGTCATTCTTCCAGAATTTGGCACGAGACCATCCTAGAAACGATACTTCTCTTATGGATCAGGATCATCCAGCATTCTCATCTTCTCAAGCAACCACTGGAGAAGAAGCATCTGGAAATTATGGTTATTCGGGTCAAGTTACAGCAGAGAACGTAGATTCCATTAGAAATCCTGATGCTGAAAATCAGAAGCAATCATCTGTCCCTGCAAAACCTGATGCCATAACTTTGCCTTTGCCTTCGGATTATGATATATCTCAGGCTACTGGTGTTCAATTTAATCAACCAATGAATCCAAGTACAGCTGGGTCTAATCTTGAG GATGCGAAGCAAGCAACTCAGCCTTCAGGATTCCCAGTCGTTGACCTCTCCCGTGGAGAGTTCGATTCCAGTAGCCTGCAG ATTATTCAAAACAGAGATCTTGAAGAGTTGAGAGAATTGGGTTCTGGAACTTATGGGACCGTGTATCATGGTAAATGGAGGGGAACAGATGTTGCTATTAAGAGGATCAAGAAATCCTGCTTCATGGGCCGGTCATCTGAGCAGGAAAGATTG TCATCTGAGTTCTGGCACGAAGCTAAAATTCTGTCGAACCTTCACCATCCAAACGTGGTGGCCTTTTATGGCGTTGTGCAAGATGGCCCTGGCGGGACACTGGCAACTGTCACAGAATTCATGGTCAATGGGTCCCTGAGGCATGCTTTGGTTTCCAAGGAGAG GCATCTTGATCGTCGCAAGCGGCTCATCATAGCAATGGATGCAGCTTTCGGAATGGAATATTTGCACTCGAGGAACATTGTGCACTTTGATCTGAAATGTGACAACCTGCTCGTCAACTTGAAGGATTCATCCCGACCCATATGCAAG gtCGGTGATTTTGGTTTGTcgaaaatcaaaagaaatacACTGGTCACCGGTGGTGTGCGTGGCACCCTTCCATGGATGGCTCCTGAGTTGTTAAACGGTAGCAGCAGCAAGGTTTCAGAAAAG GTCGACGTCTTCTCTTTCGGGATCGTGCTTTGGGAAATTCTCACGGGCGAGGAGCCCTACGCCAATATGCATTATGGAGCCATCATCG GTGGTATAGTGAACAACACACTGCGGCCACCGGTGCCAAACTTCTGCGACGCAGAGTGGAGGCTGCTGATGGAGCAGTGCTGGGCTCCGGATCCGTTGGTCCGACCGACATTCACAGAGATCGCCAGACGCCTGCGCATAATGTCGGCAGCCTGCACCACCAAGACCCCAGCGTTTGCAGCTCAGAAACCAGTTGTCTaa